A genomic window from Salvia splendens isolate huo1 chromosome 11, SspV2, whole genome shotgun sequence includes:
- the LOC121755912 gene encoding B3 domain-containing protein Os03g0120900-like produces the protein MSFHPRPYSYNSYGEAEDPERRSGGEGSSSGLAAAAAQPQREHMFDKVVTPSDVGKLNRLVIPKQHAEKYFPLDSSANDKGLLLNFEDRNGKPWHFRYSYWNSSQSYVMTKGWSRFVKEKKLDAGDIVSFHRGAGDLPKDRLFIDWRRPSDLPRHHHHFSFHHHPWSPLFIPPPPPPLHHHYHRPMAYGSVVNGSPCLPGSIVYLRGGAAAQGQREMVFESVPVVQGKAAAKRLRLFGVNMDCPISESDDTSPLPDKGKKSISLELDI, from the coding sequence atgTCCTTCCATCCGAGGCCTTACAGTTACAACAGCTACGGAGAGGCGGAAGACCCGGAGAGGAGGAGCGGCGGCGAAGGCAGCAGCTCCGGCttagcggcggcggcggcgcaacCGCAGCGGGAGCACATGTTCGACAAGGTGGTCACCCCGAGCGACGTGGGGAAGCTGAACCGCCTCGTGATCCCGAAGCAGCACGCGGAGAAGTACTTCCCTCTCGACTCCTCCGCGAACGACAAGGGTTTGCTCCTCAACTTCGAGGACCGCAACGGCAAGCCCTGGCACTTCCGCTACTCCTACTGGAACAGCAGCCAGAGCTACGTCATGACCAAAGGCTGGTCCCGCTTCGTCAAGGAGAAGAAGCTCGACGCCGGCGACATCGTCTCCTTCCACCGCGGAGCCGGCGATCTCCCCAAGGACCGCCTCTTCATCGACTGGCGCCGCCCCTCCGACCTcccccgccaccaccaccacttcTCCTTCCACCACCACCCCTGGAGCCCTCTCTTCATCCCCCCTCCTCCGCCGCCCctccaccaccactaccaccgccCCATGGCCTACGGAAGCGTGGTGAACGGAAGCCCTTGCCTCCCTGGCTCCATAGTGTACTTGAGAGGCGGCGCAGCGGCGCAGGGCCAAAGAGAGATGGTTTTTGAGTCGGTGCCGGTGGTCCAAGGAAAAGCAGCAGCGAAGCGGCTCAGGCTGTTCGGCGTGAATATGGATTGTCCCATTTCCGAATCAGATGACACCTCTCCCCTGCCCGACAAAGGGAAGAAATCCATCTCTTTGGAATTGGATATTTAG